Proteins co-encoded in one Flavobacteriales bacterium genomic window:
- a CDS encoding biopolymer transporter ExbD: MSKFKKDSGQKGAPGVSTASLPDIVFMLLFFFMVTTVMRETDLKVDVKKPEAEAVTRLEKKSLVDYIYIGPATTKYRSQYGAEPRIQLDDQIATQATEVGGFIQRKRAERDPKDIDFVTTSLKVDEKTTMGIVSRVKHELREVDALKINYSTSKKRVKN, encoded by the coding sequence ATGTCGAAGTTTAAAAAAGATTCAGGACAAAAAGGTGCACCGGGAGTTTCCACGGCCTCTCTTCCTGATATCGTATTCATGCTCCTGTTCTTTTTCATGGTTACCACAGTTATGCGTGAAACCGACCTGAAAGTGGATGTGAAAAAACCGGAAGCAGAAGCGGTTACCCGTCTGGAGAAAAAATCGTTGGTGGACTATATTTACATTGGTCCCGCAACTACTAAGTACCGCTCACAATATGGTGCAGAACCGCGTATTCAGCTGGACGACCAAATTGCTACACAGGCTACTGAGGTAGGCGGTTTCATTCAGCGTAAACGTGCAGAAAGAGATCCCAAGGATATCGATTTCGTTACCACTTCTTTGAAAGTCGACGAAAAAACAACCATGGGTATCGTATCGCGTGTTAAACACGAATTGCGTGAGGTGGATGCGTTAAAAATTAACTACTCTACCAGCAAAAAACGTGTAAAGAACTAA